The sequence below is a genomic window from Cucumis melo cultivar AY chromosome 5, USDA_Cmelo_AY_1.0, whole genome shotgun sequence.
GAAGTTTATTTTCTTACAAAAGGTACTTGTAACGTGAACCATGAGTTCAAGATACTTGTTAAGGGAGGATGATATGGTTTTGAATTGGAATGAAATGATTTTGCGGAATGTTTAGCGATGAACTTTGCTTGTTTCTTTTGTGTCAAACTTCCAGGTGACAATAATGAATATGATGATATTCCACTATATGCTGAGAATCAGCTTTGGTTGCAAAGACAACACTTAATGGGAAAAGCCATCGGGTAAATTTGCAAGAACTATTGATCAAACGACGAGTCCTGAACATGCTTATACTTGTCGTTGATTTTTCTGAATTCTAACCATAGTCGTCAACTTGATGTGCATTAGAAGGCTCTATTTTATACAAGCTGTTTAGAAATAGGCAAAGAAATAGAGAATCCTCTTGCTCTAACATTTTTGTTCTTCGTTTGCAGTTTCTTGCCATATGTTGGATATGCAACAATTATCATGACAGACATGCCTATAATCAAGGTTTGAACTTGTTGGAAACTTAAAAGTCTTCATCTACACTCTTTTGCTTGATTTAATAATTAGCGGAAAATACCTCACATTTTAAGTCTTGTTTTCGTTTGATTCACATATTCAAAATGTTGCATTTAATCCCATTTCAATTTAGTCTAAATCTCATGATGTTACAATTTCACACTTTgagatttgagttttgtttcaaattttgcagtaaaatgttatttaaagaaaaatgaaggtTAAAAGTGTAAAATCTTGAAACCTAAGAATCAAATCGAAACAAACCTCGAATCTCAATTGTAAAATTGTAACATCTTGAAATTTAAGGACTAAATTTGAAACCAAAcacaaaacttttaaaaattcaatCCAAAACCTAAAGATCCAAAAGTATTAATATACTAAATAtcaggaagaaagaaagaggaagaaagaataAGCAAAAGACTGTCTAGGTGGGCATATAGTTGTATTTTTTCATCCCCAAGAAGGGAATTTGTTTTAAATCCGATTTTGAATGGCTTGATTTGAGCTTTTATATTGGAGTGGGTTGTCTACTAACACTGTTTCATTGTTGTTATTGCAGTACATACTTATTGGTGTATTGGGATTGCTGGTCTTAACCTCCAATGATTAGGGATTAAGAATTTTTCTATCTCAATTTATACACATTATTAAGGATAGGAAGAGTTATGAGAGGGTCTTGCCCGATTATTCTTTCTATTGTATGaaataatttatttgaaatgtGGAAATGAAATATAGAGGATTCAATTTTCAATCACTTGGGCCATGTCTAATTCACATTCTCATCCATTGACAATATTGCATGTTATAAAAATCGTTCAAATGCTCTCAAATTTGCTTCAATACCAATATTATTACATTTCAATATCTACTTTTGAGTTTGACAAACCAATCACAATCAACACTGCATTCCAAATGTTtaggcaaattaaaattggtacaaagaagaaaaaataaagcaAATGATCTGTAGCAAAAGAATAACAATACAAAATTTGGTTTACTATAGGTTAAAAAGAAAGACTCCAAAGAAACTGAAGATCCCTAAAACGAAATTTATGAACAAACTCACGATTGAAAAATAGTGCCGCAAAGAGCTACAAATAATTGATGGAAAATTCAACATCATCGACAAAATTTATAGCTAAAACAAAAAGATACAGCAAATGCAATTCATCTTTTAACTCTGCTCGTCTGCATCGCCTATCTCCCCCCTTTCCTCAGCAGCAGCAGCCATCAATTCATCGAAGTTTTCAGTTTTACCCAGCAATATCTCAATCTGGTGAGGCCAAACCAAAGTTAGAATAACTATTCAAGAAGCTCTTAGAGAAAAAGAGTGTCAAATTCATTAAGTTCCATGGTGACAAAAGAATGCTAACAAAATTCAATCTCCATGTCAAATAACAAAACATAGATCATGGAACAACGCATCACGAACTAGTCATGCCATTATCTTAATATCTGAGGGCAAATGGAACCACAATTAAGTTAATCAGCACCactataaaaaaaatcctagtCAACGAATAAATTTGTCATTGTTTGTATTTGCCAAGTAATTACTTGATCTTAAATATACACAGAGTAATCCTCACCTTAGCCTTCTGGACAGGTCTTCCTCTTGAGTCATCCTTGATATCAACAGTTGAGGTTGCAATCTCTGTAAATTTGATGCAAGTTAGTAAAAGGAACACAAGTAAACATTCTCGTCTGAAAAGTAAGAAAAGCCAGAAATCTTACTCTTCTCAACAGCCAATccattgtttttcaaaatttcagcAACTGTAACAACTGTGGCAATTGCTGCAAAACATTGCAAGTATGTACGGCTATTAATGGAGAATAAACTGTGATAAAATTCTTTCATAGGGAAGGTAAAAAtagataaaagataaaaaaccAAATGTGACCAATGCTGGAAAAATCTTCTACAAAATTTCTTAAAGCCAGCCCGTAGGACTCATTCCGAATACAAGGTGAATATCAGTCCAAAAACTTgatattaacaaaataatatTAGTAATAGTATTATATCCACCAAACTTTTCCAAAGCAAAATTTTCACATCCCTTTAGTTCCAATGATACTCAAGTTCTTCCAGTtactgttttccttttttttttgggataagaaacaatttcattgaTGAATGAAATATCCAAAGAGATACAAAAGAAACAGTATCATTTTTCATTGTTAATGTTAGTCCGCATACTGTGGCGTAACATCCAACTAGTGAGATGAGAAGTGTTAAGGTCGTCAGATCaacaagaaagaaaacaaaCGAATTGCAAATTGCTCAGGCGAAAGTTGAATATAAGCTACCCAAAAACTCCATATTATTTCACTAGTTCACTTCATCATTAATTCATAGTCCCAGAATTCCGCATTCAAAGACCTTTTAAGGCAGAATTCAAATCAAAATACAAATTACAGTCCATTTATTCTAGATTTCATGATTCGAAGTCAGGTAAAGTACTTAAAAGAACAAAACGAAAGCATAAAGCAGCAAAATTACCCATTCCCAGAGCAGAAAGTTCAACCTCA
It includes:
- the LOC103497344 gene encoding uncharacterized protein At2g34160-like, with protein sequence MEEIVEGVNSINLSSDSFKKNRIQVSNTKKPLFFYVNLAKRYMQQHDEVELSALGMAIATVVTVAEILKNNGLAVEKKIATSTVDIKDDSRGRPVQKAKIEILLGKTENFDELMAAAAEERGEIGDADEQS